In the Prochlorococcus sp. MIT 1307 genome, one interval contains:
- the folP gene encoding dihydropteroate synthase, translating to MNQKALRELSITKISNNLWPKGWREETCLMGVLNVTPDSFSDGGLYLDPELANRRASQLISDGANIIDIGAQSTRPKSEEVGIQEELRRLKPAILAIRKSNPEVLISVDTFNSKVAEKALDFGANWVNDISGGRRDPNMFSLVAETNCPFIITHSRGNSYTMDKLTNYRDITNDVCLELLRSSEEAIKAGVSSEQIIWDPGLGFAKNTIQNLTIIRELESICSNGFPVLLGPSRKRFIGKVLSESNYEKRIWGSAAIASRCVQANVALIRVHDVFPIKQTIRMAKEIFKPLK from the coding sequence TTGAACCAGAAAGCTTTGCGAGAATTGTCAATTACCAAAATATCTAATAATCTCTGGCCGAAGGGTTGGAGAGAGGAAACATGTTTGATGGGGGTCTTGAATGTAACTCCTGATTCATTCAGTGATGGAGGCCTATATCTGGACCCTGAATTAGCTAATCGGCGGGCTTCTCAACTAATTTCTGATGGAGCAAATATAATAGATATAGGAGCCCAAAGCACTAGACCAAAATCAGAAGAAGTAGGTATTCAAGAAGAGTTAAGGCGATTAAAACCAGCTATATTAGCTATTCGTAAATCCAACCCCGAAGTTCTAATATCTGTTGATACTTTTAATTCAAAAGTTGCTGAAAAAGCATTAGATTTTGGAGCTAATTGGGTTAATGATATTAGCGGGGGGAGGCGTGATCCTAATATGTTCAGCCTGGTTGCGGAAACAAATTGTCCATTCATAATAACTCATAGTAGAGGTAATAGTTACACTATGGATAAATTAACTAATTATAGGGATATTACTAATGATGTTTGCCTAGAGTTGCTAAGATCTTCTGAAGAGGCAATTAAGGCTGGTGTTTCATCAGAACAAATAATATGGGATCCTGGACTTGGTTTTGCAAAAAATACTATTCAAAATTTAACTATAATTAGAGAATTAGAATCTATTTGTTCAAATGGGTTTCCTGTTCTTCTAGGCCCTTCAAGAAAACGTTTTATTGGAAAGGTCCTTAGTGAAAGCAATTATGAAAAAAGGATATGGGGCTCAGCAGCGATAGCTTCTAGATGTGTTCAGGCAAATGTTGCTCTAATACGTGTTCATGATGTTTTTCCTATTAAACAGACCATAAGAATGGCTAAAGAAATATTTAAACCACTAAAATAA
- a CDS encoding magnesium chelatase subunit H produces the protein MFTQVSSASRRVSPAENHQHSSVMKVVYVVLEPQYQNSLTEAANSLNSLNGPIGVELNGYLIEELRSTENFENFKSDIEVADVFIASLIFIEDLAQKVVEVVEPHRERLKASVVFPSMPEVMRLNKLGSFSMAQLGQTKSLIGDFMKKRKEAGGSGFQDSMLKLLNTLPAILKYLPVDKAQDARSFMLSFQYWLGGTPENLRNFLLMLGDKYVFPGVNDNHESNIDIAEPEVFPDLGIWHPLSSKMFEDIKEYLNWNESRTDLSEKAKKGPVIGLVLQRSHIVTGDEAHYVAIIQELEYRGARVIPIFCGGLDFSKPVNAFFYDPLVKDNPHVDGVVSLTGFALVGGPARQDHPKAIESLKKLNRPYMVALPLVFQTTQEWEGSDLGLHPVQVALQIAIPELDGAIEPIVLSGRDDATGKAHTLQDRVDAIAERAIRWSSLRIKPRAEKKLAITVFSFPPDKGNVGTAAYLDVFGSIHRVLQEMKGKGYQINDLPKDPKSLMESLINDPEALEGSPELSIAHRMTVEEYERFTTYSDRLEENWGKPPGNLNSDGQHLLIYGRHFGNVFVGVQPTFGYEGDPMRLLYSRSASPHHGFAAYYTYIEKVWKADAVLHFGTHGSLEFMPGKQMGMSETCYPDSLIGGLPNLYYYAANNPSEATIAKRRGYASTISYLTPPAENAGLYKGLKELSELVGSYQQLRESGRGVQIVNAIIETARKCNLDQDVNLPNEDASLLDLDNRDSVVGSVYSQLMEIESRLLPCGLHTIGKPPTAEEAIATIVSISSLEREEDGLRSLPGLLAESINRNIEDIYKGNNTGDLKDVELNRSITETTREAVSALVLSLTGTDGRVNMRKNIITRIVDFLKKLGFKFQEPWMKACTRRGFKNVDSLSLDKLFEYLRFCLDQICADKEMESLLKALDGDYVLPGPGGDPIRNPGVLPSGKNIHALDPQSIPTTAAVAAAKGVVDKLIERQREEQGDWPETIACVLWGTDNIKTYGESLAQILWFVGVRPKSDSVGRVNKLELITLEELGRPRIDVVVNCSGVFRDLFINQMALIDQAVKLAAEADEPVESNFVRKHALEQAQKEGTSIREAACRVFSNASGSYSSNVNLAVENSTWEEEGELQEMYLSRKTYAFNADNPGEMNQKRQVFESVMKTADVTFQNLDSSEISLTDVSHYFDSDPTNLIKNLRDDGKTPSSYIADTTTANAQVRSLSETIRLDSRTKLLNPKWYEGMLNSGYEGVREVSNRLNYTLGWSATSGQVDNFVYEESNETFINDPEMRKRLMEMNPHSFRRIVGTLLEVNGRGYWDTSEENIEQLKELYQEVEDRIEGVSNPDMEN, from the coding sequence ATGTTTACGCAGGTTAGCTCCGCCAGTCGCAGAGTTTCCCCTGCAGAGAATCATCAACATAGCTCTGTGATGAAGGTCGTTTATGTAGTACTTGAACCTCAGTACCAGAATTCTCTAACAGAAGCTGCAAATTCTCTAAACTCCTTAAATGGTCCTATAGGAGTTGAATTAAACGGATATTTAATTGAAGAATTAAGATCAACAGAGAATTTTGAAAATTTTAAGTCAGACATTGAGGTCGCAGATGTATTTATAGCTTCGCTCATTTTTATAGAAGATTTGGCACAAAAAGTTGTTGAGGTAGTAGAACCACACCGTGAAAGATTAAAAGCTTCGGTTGTATTTCCTTCAATGCCTGAAGTCATGAGGCTTAACAAGCTTGGAAGCTTTTCTATGGCTCAGCTTGGTCAAACAAAAAGCTTGATTGGCGACTTTATGAAAAAAAGGAAGGAAGCTGGAGGATCAGGCTTCCAAGACTCAATGCTTAAGCTTCTTAATACTCTCCCTGCAATTCTTAAATACCTTCCAGTAGATAAAGCCCAGGATGCTCGAAGTTTCATGCTTAGTTTCCAATATTGGCTTGGAGGTACTCCTGAAAATCTTCGAAATTTTCTCTTGATGCTAGGAGACAAATATGTTTTCCCAGGTGTAAATGATAATCATGAATCAAATATAGATATTGCTGAACCAGAAGTTTTTCCAGACCTAGGAATTTGGCATCCTCTTTCTTCAAAAATGTTTGAGGATATTAAGGAGTACCTCAATTGGAATGAAAGTAGAACTGATTTATCTGAAAAGGCTAAAAAGGGTCCAGTAATTGGTTTAGTACTTCAAAGAAGTCATATTGTCACTGGCGATGAGGCTCACTATGTTGCAATTATTCAAGAGCTCGAATATAGAGGCGCAAGAGTAATACCAATATTTTGTGGAGGCCTAGATTTTTCTAAACCAGTAAATGCTTTTTTCTATGACCCACTAGTAAAAGACAATCCACATGTTGATGGTGTTGTATCACTAACTGGATTTGCTTTGGTGGGGGGTCCAGCCAGACAAGATCATCCAAAGGCCATCGAGTCCTTAAAAAAATTAAATAGGCCTTATATGGTTGCCTTACCACTTGTTTTCCAAACAACTCAAGAATGGGAGGGTAGTGACTTAGGCCTTCATCCAGTGCAAGTGGCTTTGCAAATAGCAATACCAGAACTAGATGGAGCTATTGAACCAATAGTTTTATCTGGTCGAGATGATGCAACAGGGAAAGCACATACATTGCAAGACAGGGTAGATGCAATTGCCGAAAGAGCAATTCGCTGGTCCTCACTAAGAATTAAACCAAGAGCTGAAAAGAAACTAGCAATAACAGTATTTAGTTTCCCTCCTGATAAAGGAAATGTTGGAACAGCTGCCTATTTAGATGTATTTGGTTCAATTCATAGAGTCCTTCAAGAAATGAAAGGAAAAGGCTATCAAATAAATGATTTACCTAAAGATCCAAAATCATTAATGGAAAGTCTTATTAATGATCCAGAGGCTTTAGAGGGTTCTCCAGAGCTTTCTATAGCTCATAGAATGACTGTGGAAGAATATGAACGCTTTACAACTTATTCAGATAGATTAGAAGAAAACTGGGGGAAACCGCCAGGAAATCTAAACAGTGATGGGCAACATCTCTTAATTTATGGTCGACATTTTGGCAATGTATTTGTAGGAGTACAACCAACATTTGGTTATGAAGGTGATCCTATGCGACTTCTCTATTCGCGTAGTGCTAGCCCTCATCATGGATTTGCAGCCTATTACACATATATAGAAAAAGTTTGGAAGGCGGATGCAGTTCTCCATTTTGGAACGCACGGTTCACTCGAGTTTATGCCTGGAAAGCAAATGGGAATGAGTGAAACATGTTATCCAGATTCGTTAATTGGTGGACTACCTAATCTTTATTATTATGCGGCAAATAATCCATCAGAAGCCACAATCGCAAAAAGGCGTGGATATGCTTCAACCATAAGTTACTTAACTCCCCCAGCAGAAAATGCAGGGCTTTATAAGGGACTAAAAGAACTTAGTGAACTAGTTGGTTCATATCAACAATTACGAGAAAGTGGCAGAGGTGTACAAATCGTAAATGCAATTATAGAAACAGCTCGTAAATGTAACTTAGATCAGGATGTTAACTTACCAAATGAAGATGCATCTTTACTAGATTTAGATAATCGGGATTCTGTAGTTGGTTCTGTATATAGCCAATTAATGGAAATAGAGAGTCGGTTGCTTCCTTGTGGCTTACACACAATTGGTAAGCCACCTACAGCTGAAGAGGCTATTGCGACTATAGTTAGTATTTCATCTCTTGAAAGAGAAGAAGATGGCTTACGCTCATTACCAGGTCTTTTAGCAGAATCAATTAATAGAAATATCGAAGATATTTATAAAGGTAATAACACTGGAGACTTGAAAGATGTTGAACTAAATAGAAGTATTACTGAAACAACCCGAGAAGCAGTTAGTGCTTTAGTTCTTTCTCTTACTGGAACAGATGGAAGAGTCAATATGCGCAAGAATATCATTACTAGAATTGTTGATTTTCTCAAAAAGCTTGGATTTAAATTTCAAGAGCCCTGGATGAAAGCTTGTACTAGAAGAGGGTTTAAAAATGTAGATTCCTTATCTTTAGACAAATTATTTGAATATTTGAGATTTTGCCTTGATCAGATATGTGCAGATAAGGAAATGGAGAGCCTTTTAAAGGCATTAGATGGAGATTATGTACTACCAGGACCTGGTGGGGACCCAATAAGAAACCCCGGAGTACTACCAAGTGGAAAAAATATACACGCACTAGACCCACAATCCATTCCGACAACAGCAGCTGTAGCTGCAGCGAAAGGAGTTGTAGACAAATTAATAGAACGCCAAAGAGAAGAACAAGGTGACTGGCCTGAGACAATAGCCTGTGTACTTTGGGGTACAGACAACATTAAAACTTATGGAGAATCACTTGCACAAATACTATGGTTCGTAGGTGTTAGACCAAAATCAGACTCCGTAGGAAGAGTTAACAAATTAGAACTAATCACATTAGAGGAATTAGGCAGGCCACGAATAGATGTAGTTGTAAATTGTTCAGGTGTATTTAGAGATTTATTTATTAATCAAATGGCACTTATTGATCAAGCAGTAAAATTAGCAGCCGAAGCAGATGAACCTGTAGAAAGTAATTTTGTTAGAAAACACGCTTTAGAACAAGCACAAAAAGAAGGAACAAGTATTAGAGAAGCAGCATGCAGAGTCTTTTCAAATGCTAGTGGAAGTTATAGTTCTAATGTTAATCTGGCAGTTGAAAATTCAACTTGGGAAGAAGAAGGCGAGTTGCAAGAAATGTACTTATCTAGAAAAACATACGCATTTAATGCAGATAATCCAGGAGAGATGAATCAAAAACGACAGGTTTTTGAATCTGTAATGAAAACTGCTGATGTTACCTTCCAAAATCTAGATTCATCAGAAATTTCATTAACAGATGTCAGTCATTACTTTGATTCTGATCCAACAAATTTGATCAAGAATCTAAGAGATGATGGAAAGACACCAAGTAGTTATATAGCTGATACGACTACAGCGAATGCTCAAGTTCGATCCCTAAGTGAAACAATTAGACTTGATTCAAGAACAAAGCTTTTAAACCCAAAATGGTACGAAGGAATGCTTAATTCAGGTTATGAAGGGGTTAGAGAGGTTTCAAATAGGCTTAATTACACCTTAGGTTGGAGTGCCACAAGCGGACAAGTAGATAATTTCGTTTACGAGGAGTCAAACGAAACATTTATCAATGATCCCGAGATGAGGAAACGTCTTATGGAAATGAACCCACATAGTTTCAGAAGAATTGTTGGTACATTACTGGAGGTAAATGGAAGAGGTTACTGGGATACATCTGAAGAGAATATAGAGCAATTAAAGGAGTTGTATCAAGAGGTTGAAGATAGAATAGAAGGGGTAAGTAATCCCGATATGGAAAACTAA